One Cellulosimicrobium protaetiae genomic region harbors:
- the nuoL gene encoding NADH-quinone oxidoreductase subunit L, which yields MTTLLPALPTASGLLAATDVVPASETVPGAFLAAPFLVLLPLLGAAVLLLAGRRSDRWGAWFGVLMSGAAFVVGLVLFLAMLGLPVDERVVDYRLFDWIVSGGLDLAVGLRIDPLSLTFVLLVTFVGTLIHVYAVAYMAHDRDRRRFFAYLNLFIAAMLVLVLADSFLLLFVGWEGVGLASYLLIGFWNHHRAYAVAAKKAFVMNRVGDIGLIVALMLMFATFGAVDFTTVFAQAPEASTALLTATSIALLLAACGKSAQFPLQAWLGDAMAGPTPVSALIHAATMVTAGVYLVVRSAPIFEGAPTAQLVVVIVGAVTLLFGAIVGCAKDDIKKALAASTMSQIGYMILAAGLGPIGYAFAIFHLVTHGFFKAGMFLGAGSVMHGMEDQVDMRRFGGLARYMKVTWITFMMGWLAILGIPPFSGFWSKDKIIEAAFVPVDGEPWRAWVFGGVALLGAGITAFYMSRLFFMTFSGRRRWNDGSGSADGLGPQDGPVQHPHESPRLMTWPMIVLAVGSVALGGILAAGSRFVTWLEPVTGHAEHHEPVLPVWSLITLTLLLVLAGAALAWRQYAMSSVPVRAPRGTALTRAARRDLYQDDVNEAVFMRPGQYLTRSLVYADKEMVDGGWMGLAGMVGRIGEWLRGWQNGYVRSYGATMLGGLVVIVAVVLALTTGSAS from the coding sequence ATGACGACGCTCCTTCCCGCCCTGCCCACGGCGAGCGGACTGCTGGCCGCGACCGACGTCGTGCCCGCGTCCGAGACCGTGCCGGGCGCGTTCCTCGCGGCACCGTTCCTGGTGCTGCTCCCGCTCCTCGGGGCGGCCGTCCTCCTGCTCGCCGGGCGCCGCAGCGACCGCTGGGGCGCGTGGTTCGGCGTCCTCATGTCGGGCGCCGCGTTCGTGGTGGGCCTGGTCCTCTTCCTCGCGATGCTGGGCCTGCCCGTCGACGAGCGGGTCGTGGACTACCGACTTTTCGACTGGATCGTGTCCGGCGGTCTCGACCTCGCCGTCGGGCTGCGGATCGACCCGCTGTCCCTGACGTTCGTGCTCCTCGTGACGTTCGTCGGCACGCTCATCCACGTCTACGCGGTCGCCTACATGGCGCACGACCGCGACCGACGCCGGTTCTTCGCCTACCTGAACCTGTTCATCGCGGCGATGCTCGTGCTCGTCCTCGCCGACTCGTTCCTCCTGCTGTTCGTCGGCTGGGAGGGCGTGGGCCTGGCGTCGTACCTGCTCATCGGGTTCTGGAACCACCACCGCGCGTACGCGGTCGCGGCCAAGAAGGCGTTCGTCATGAACCGCGTGGGCGACATCGGCCTGATCGTCGCGCTCATGCTCATGTTCGCGACGTTCGGCGCGGTCGACTTCACCACGGTGTTCGCGCAGGCGCCCGAGGCGTCGACCGCGCTCCTCACCGCCACGAGCATCGCGCTGCTGCTCGCCGCGTGCGGCAAGTCGGCGCAGTTCCCGCTCCAGGCCTGGCTCGGGGACGCGATGGCTGGCCCGACGCCGGTCTCCGCCCTCATCCACGCGGCCACCATGGTCACGGCGGGCGTCTACCTCGTCGTCCGGTCGGCACCGATCTTCGAAGGCGCGCCCACCGCGCAGCTCGTCGTCGTGATCGTCGGCGCGGTGACCCTGCTCTTCGGGGCGATCGTCGGCTGCGCGAAGGACGACATCAAGAAGGCGCTGGCAGCGTCGACCATGTCCCAGATCGGGTACATGATCCTCGCGGCGGGCCTCGGCCCGATCGGGTACGCGTTCGCGATCTTCCACCTCGTGACCCACGGCTTCTTCAAGGCCGGGATGTTCCTCGGCGCGGGGTCGGTCATGCACGGCATGGAGGACCAGGTCGACATGCGCCGGTTCGGCGGCCTCGCGCGGTACATGAAGGTCACGTGGATCACGTTCATGATGGGTTGGCTCGCGATCCTCGGTATCCCGCCGTTCTCCGGCTTCTGGAGCAAGGACAAGATCATCGAGGCCGCGTTCGTCCCCGTCGACGGCGAGCCGTGGCGCGCCTGGGTGTTCGGGGGCGTCGCGCTGCTCGGCGCGGGGATCACCGCGTTCTACATGTCGCGCCTGTTCTTCATGACGTTCTCCGGGCGCCGCCGCTGGAACGACGGCAGCGGCTCCGCCGACGGGCTCGGCCCGCAGGACGGCCCGGTCCAGCACCCGCACGAGTCCCCACGCCTCATGACGTGGCCGATGATCGTCCTCGCGGTCGGCTCGGTCGCGCTGGGCGGCATCCTCGCCGCGGGCTCGCGGTTCGTCACCTGGCTCGAGCCGGTCACCGGGCACGCGGAGCACCACGAGCCGGTCCTCCCGGTGTGGTCGCTCATCACCTTGACGCTCCTGCTCGTCCTCGCCGGCGCAGCGCTCGCGTGGCGCCAGTACGCGATGTCGAGCGTCCCGGTCCGTGCGCCGCGAGGCACCGCGCTCACACGCGCCGCCCGGCGCGACCTGTACCAGGACGACGTCAACGAGGCCGTGTTCATGCGGCCCGGCCAGTACCTCACGCGCTCGCTCGTCTACGCCGACAAGGAGATGGTCGACGGCGGCTGGATGGGCCTCGCCGGCATGGTCGGTCGGATCGGGGAGTGGCTGCGCGGGTGGCAGAACGGCTACGTGCGCTCGTACGGCGCGACGATGCTCGGCGGCCTCGTGGTGATCGTCGCCGTCGTCCTCGCCCTGACCACCGGCTCCGCGAGCTGA
- the nuoK gene encoding NADH-quinone oxidoreductase subunit NuoK: MELTNYLVLAAILFSIGAATVLLRRNAIIVFMGIELMLNATNLAFVTFARMHGDVTGQVLAFFVMVVAAAEVVVGLAIIVSIFRTRRSASVDDVNLLKS; the protein is encoded by the coding sequence ATGGAGCTCACCAACTACCTCGTGCTCGCGGCGATCCTGTTCTCGATCGGCGCCGCGACCGTGCTGCTGCGACGCAACGCGATCATCGTGTTCATGGGCATCGAGCTCATGCTCAACGCGACCAACCTCGCGTTCGTGACCTTCGCCCGGATGCACGGCGACGTGACCGGGCAGGTGCTCGCGTTCTTCGTCATGGTCGTCGCGGCGGCGGAGGTCGTCGTCGGCCTCGCGATCATCGTGTCCATCTTCCGCACCCGTCGGTCCGCCTCGGTCGACGACGTCAACCTGCTCAAGAGCTGA
- a CDS encoding NADH-quinone oxidoreductase subunit J translates to MTASGGEAVLFWVLAPLMVLAALSLLFARKAVHAAIAVMFVMVDLAILYIAQEASFLGVVQVVVYTGAVMMLFLFVLMLVGVDASDSLVETIRGQRWVGVLLGIGLGAVLVGVVAQATFPPSVGLALANEATNPVALARVLFADYVFAMEVVGILLITAAVSALVLTHRRRLTPKVGQREQADAKVAALPAGGRLTPLAAPGVYAQNNAMDTPALDPQGRPIEESVSRILRIRGQERSAGTILEAEREVLVEHEPLRALPALRAQDANERTVQTATADQPEGEAPAGEVAGPDDPGRSRVPGDARGTERGED, encoded by the coding sequence GTGACCGCGAGCGGCGGCGAGGCGGTCCTGTTCTGGGTCCTCGCCCCCCTCATGGTGCTCGCGGCGCTCTCGCTGCTCTTCGCGCGCAAGGCGGTGCACGCCGCCATCGCGGTCATGTTCGTCATGGTCGACCTCGCGATCCTCTACATCGCGCAGGAGGCGTCGTTCCTCGGCGTCGTCCAGGTCGTCGTCTACACGGGCGCCGTGATGATGCTGTTCCTCTTCGTGCTCATGCTCGTCGGGGTCGACGCGTCGGACTCGCTCGTGGAGACGATCCGCGGGCAGCGGTGGGTCGGCGTGCTCCTCGGGATCGGGCTCGGGGCGGTGCTGGTCGGCGTGGTCGCGCAGGCCACGTTCCCGCCGTCGGTCGGGCTCGCGCTCGCGAACGAGGCGACCAACCCGGTCGCGCTCGCGCGCGTGCTCTTCGCGGACTACGTGTTCGCGATGGAGGTCGTGGGCATCCTGCTCATCACCGCCGCGGTCTCGGCGCTCGTGCTCACGCACCGGCGCAGGCTCACCCCGAAGGTGGGTCAGCGCGAGCAGGCGGACGCGAAGGTCGCGGCGCTGCCCGCGGGCGGTCGGCTCACGCCGCTCGCCGCCCCTGGCGTGTACGCGCAGAACAACGCCATGGACACCCCGGCGCTCGACCCGCAGGGCCGGCCCATCGAGGAGTCGGTCTCGCGCATCCTGCGGATCCGCGGCCAGGAGCGGTCGGCGGGGACGATCCTCGAGGCCGAGCGCGAGGTGCTCGTCGAGCACGAGCCGCTGCGGGCGCTGCCCGCGCTGCGGGCCCAGGACGCGAACGAGCGCACGGTGCAGACCGCGACCGCCGACCAGCCCGAGGGCGAGGCGCCCGCGGGAGAGGTCGCCGGTCCCGACGACCCGGGCCGGTCCCGGGTCCCCGGTGACGCTCGCGGGACCGAGCGAGGAGAGGACTGA
- the nuoH gene encoding NADH-quinone oxidoreductase subunit NuoH, translated as MSGVHAIHALAAETPGVPGITANFSQDNGWTYLVKAVLILVFLLTSVLIAIWFERKVVARMQVRPGPNWHGPFGLLQSLADAMKLLLKEDITVKAADKFVYLLAPMISVFCALLVFAVIPFGPEVQIPFTDYVTPAQLTDFPVATLYILACASLGVYGIVLGGWSSGSTYPLLGSVRSTAQVISYELAMGLSLVSVFLMAGSMSTSRIVDSQTQLWWFLPLLPAFVIYVISMVGETNRLPFDLPEAEGELVSGYMTEYSSMKFAWFFLAEYINMLNVSAVATTLFLGGWRAPWPLSAINDGMFNEGWWPILWFLVKVWAVMFFFVWVRGTLLRLRYDQFMKFGWKVLIPFALAWLVLLAVAQAVRQFLDVDLRVFVGIAVALALVVVVVVWFWPEKKAPPGTRAPAGAGPEPFDAFAGGFPVPPLPGQSLPPSPRRRALVPDDARSPGASASPGAGAPRDTPHDKEVDRG; from the coding sequence ATGAGCGGCGTCCACGCGATCCACGCGCTCGCCGCCGAGACGCCCGGCGTGCCCGGGATCACGGCGAACTTCTCGCAGGACAACGGCTGGACGTACCTCGTCAAGGCCGTCCTCATCCTCGTCTTCCTGCTGACGAGCGTGCTGATCGCGATCTGGTTCGAGCGCAAGGTCGTGGCGCGCATGCAGGTGCGCCCCGGCCCCAACTGGCACGGGCCGTTCGGCCTGCTCCAGTCGCTCGCCGACGCGATGAAGCTCCTGCTCAAGGAGGACATCACGGTCAAGGCGGCGGACAAGTTCGTCTACCTGCTCGCGCCGATGATCTCCGTCTTCTGCGCGCTGCTCGTGTTCGCGGTCATCCCGTTCGGGCCCGAGGTGCAGATCCCGTTCACGGACTACGTGACGCCCGCCCAGCTCACCGACTTCCCGGTCGCGACGCTGTACATCCTCGCGTGCGCGTCGCTCGGCGTGTACGGGATCGTGCTCGGCGGCTGGTCGTCCGGCTCGACGTACCCGCTGCTCGGGTCGGTCCGCTCGACGGCCCAGGTCATCAGCTACGAGCTCGCGATGGGCCTGTCGCTGGTCTCCGTCTTCCTCATGGCGGGGTCGATGTCGACCTCGCGCATCGTCGACTCGCAGACGCAGCTCTGGTGGTTCCTGCCGCTCCTGCCGGCGTTCGTCATCTACGTCATCTCGATGGTCGGCGAGACGAACCGCCTCCCGTTCGACCTCCCCGAGGCCGAGGGCGAGCTCGTGTCGGGGTACATGACCGAGTACTCGTCGATGAAGTTCGCGTGGTTCTTCCTCGCGGAGTACATCAACATGCTCAACGTCTCCGCGGTCGCGACGACGCTGTTCCTCGGCGGCTGGCGGGCCCCGTGGCCGCTCTCGGCGATCAACGACGGGATGTTCAACGAGGGCTGGTGGCCCATCCTCTGGTTCCTCGTCAAGGTCTGGGCCGTCATGTTCTTCTTCGTGTGGGTCCGCGGCACGCTGCTGCGCCTGCGCTACGACCAGTTCATGAAGTTCGGCTGGAAGGTCCTCATCCCGTTCGCGCTCGCGTGGCTCGTGCTCCTCGCGGTCGCCCAGGCCGTGCGCCAGTTCCTCGACGTCGACCTGCGCGTCTTCGTCGGCATCGCCGTCGCGCTGGCCCTGGTGGTCGTGGTGGTCGTCTGGTTCTGGCCCGAGAAGAAGGCCCCGCCCGGCACCCGCGCGCCCGCGGGCGCGGGTCCCGAGCCGTTCGACGCGTTCGCGGGCGGGTTCCCCGTCCCGCCGCTGCCGGGCCAGTCGCTCCCGCCCTCGCCCCGCCGTCGCGCCCTCGTGCCCGACGACGCGCGCTCGCCCGGGGCGTCCGCCTCGCCGGGCGCCGGTGCCCCTCGAGACACACCGCACGACAAGGAGGTCGACCGTGGCTGA
- a CDS encoding NADH-quinone oxidoreductase subunit G, with translation MTTTTPAPGTGSAAAPAGGAAKPPVPADHVTFTIDDVEMSVPKGTLVIRAAEQIGIQIPRFCDHPLLEPAGACRQCLVEVATPDREGNVRPMPKPQASCTLEATPGMVVKTQRTSPVADKAQHGIMELLLINHPLDCPVCDKGGECPLQNQAMSNGRATSRFVDVKRTFPKPIAVSTTILLDRERCVLCQRCTRFSAEIAGDAFIDLQKRGAAQQIGRFDEAVLDFAPPAGQAPGDRPVGLALEDESGLPFASYFSGNTVQICPVGALTGAAYRFRSRPFDLVSTPSVAEHDSSGSAIRVDHRRGVVLRRLAGEDPLVNEEWITDRDRFAFTWQSAPDRLTHPLVRDREVAPDGTVTRGELRPASWAEALEVAADALTRARDAGGVAVLPGGRLTVEDAYAYAKLARTWLRTNDVDHRARSHSAEEADFLAHAVAGYPVGVTFPDLEKAPAVLLVGLEAEEEAGVTFLRLRKGAVRHGVRVFSVAPFASRGVQRMHGTLLPAAPGTEAEWLDGIAAGDQVRTLDEAEGTDLLAEVSDALRAPGAVILVGERLAATRGGYSALLRAVAATGARLAWVPRRAGERGGVEAGTLPNLLPGGRPVADAAARVDVATVWGVPATDDQPTGLPATAGRDVGEMLDALSVGQLAGALVGGLELDDLPDPAHARRALEAADVVVSLEVRRSAATELADVVLPVAPPVEREGAFVSWEGRVRPFPAALASTAMTDHRVLDALADAAGVSLGLGTVDAVRAELDQLVGDGAWDGERAAAPDVETTEPPAVAPGTAVLASWRLLLDDARGQDGERYLAGTAKRPVARLSATTAAAVDVFDGELVRVSTDRGSVTLPVVVTDMVDHVVWLPLRSPGSSVHAALGAVPGDVVRLEPGSTDGGEDA, from the coding sequence ATGACGACCACGACCCCCGCCCCGGGCACCGGCTCAGCGGCCGCACCCGCGGGCGGCGCGGCCAAGCCCCCGGTCCCCGCGGACCACGTGACGTTCACGATCGACGACGTCGAGATGTCCGTGCCGAAGGGCACGCTCGTGATCCGCGCGGCCGAGCAGATCGGGATCCAGATCCCGCGGTTCTGCGACCACCCGCTGCTGGAGCCGGCGGGTGCGTGCCGTCAGTGCCTCGTCGAGGTGGCGACGCCGGACCGTGAGGGCAACGTCCGGCCCATGCCGAAGCCCCAGGCGTCGTGCACGCTCGAGGCGACGCCCGGCATGGTGGTCAAGACGCAGCGCACGAGCCCGGTCGCCGACAAGGCGCAGCACGGGATCATGGAGCTGCTGCTCATCAACCACCCGCTCGACTGCCCGGTGTGCGACAAGGGCGGCGAGTGCCCGCTGCAGAACCAGGCGATGAGCAACGGCCGCGCGACGAGCCGTTTCGTGGACGTCAAGCGCACGTTCCCCAAGCCGATCGCCGTCTCGACGACGATCCTGCTCGACCGCGAGCGCTGCGTCCTGTGCCAGCGGTGCACGCGCTTCTCCGCCGAGATCGCGGGCGACGCGTTCATCGACCTGCAGAAGCGCGGGGCCGCGCAGCAGATCGGGCGCTTCGACGAGGCGGTGCTGGACTTCGCGCCACCCGCGGGCCAGGCGCCGGGCGACCGTCCGGTCGGGCTGGCGCTCGAGGACGAGTCGGGGCTGCCGTTCGCGTCGTACTTCTCGGGCAACACGGTGCAGATCTGCCCGGTGGGCGCGCTCACGGGCGCGGCGTACCGGTTCCGGTCGCGCCCGTTCGACCTGGTCTCGACGCCGTCGGTCGCGGAGCACGACTCGTCCGGGTCGGCGATCCGCGTCGACCACCGCCGCGGTGTCGTGCTGCGCCGCCTCGCGGGCGAGGACCCGCTGGTCAACGAGGAGTGGATCACCGACCGGGACCGCTTCGCGTTCACGTGGCAGTCGGCTCCGGACCGGCTCACGCACCCGCTCGTACGCGACCGCGAGGTCGCCCCCGACGGCACGGTGACTCGGGGCGAGCTGCGCCCCGCCTCCTGGGCCGAGGCGCTCGAGGTCGCGGCGGACGCCCTGACGCGGGCGCGCGACGCCGGGGGTGTCGCCGTCCTGCCGGGCGGACGCCTCACCGTCGAGGACGCGTACGCGTACGCGAAGCTCGCGCGCACCTGGCTGCGTACGAACGACGTCGACCACCGCGCCCGCTCCCACAGCGCGGAGGAGGCGGACTTCCTCGCGCACGCCGTCGCCGGATACCCGGTGGGGGTGACGTTCCCCGACCTCGAGAAGGCGCCCGCGGTCCTGCTCGTCGGCCTGGAGGCCGAGGAGGAGGCGGGCGTGACGTTCCTGCGCCTGCGCAAGGGCGCGGTGAGGCACGGGGTGCGGGTGTTCTCGGTCGCGCCGTTCGCGTCGCGCGGCGTGCAGCGCATGCACGGCACGCTGCTCCCGGCCGCGCCGGGCACCGAGGCGGAGTGGCTCGACGGCATCGCGGCGGGCGACCAGGTCCGTACGCTCGACGAGGCCGAGGGCACCGACCTCCTCGCCGAGGTCAGCGACGCGCTCCGGGCGCCGGGCGCCGTGATCCTCGTCGGCGAGCGCCTCGCGGCGACACGCGGCGGGTACAGCGCGCTGCTGCGCGCGGTCGCCGCGACGGGCGCACGCCTCGCGTGGGTCCCGCGCCGCGCCGGCGAGCGCGGCGGCGTCGAGGCCGGCACCCTGCCGAACCTCCTGCCGGGCGGACGCCCGGTCGCGGACGCCGCGGCCCGGGTCGACGTCGCGACCGTCTGGGGCGTTCCCGCCACGGACGACCAGCCGACCGGTCTCCCCGCGACGGCGGGCCGCGACGTGGGGGAGATGCTCGACGCCCTGTCCGTCGGCCAGCTCGCGGGTGCGCTCGTCGGCGGGCTCGAGCTCGACGACCTGCCCGACCCCGCGCACGCCCGCCGCGCGCTCGAGGCCGCGGACGTCGTCGTCTCGCTCGAGGTGCGGCGTTCGGCGGCGACCGAGCTGGCCGACGTCGTGCTCCCGGTCGCGCCGCCCGTGGAGCGCGAGGGCGCGTTCGTGAGCTGGGAGGGGCGCGTGCGCCCGTTCCCGGCGGCGCTCGCGTCCACGGCGATGACGGACCACCGCGTGCTCGACGCGCTCGCCGACGCGGCGGGCGTCAGCCTCGGCCTCGGCACCGTGGACGCGGTGCGCGCCGAGCTCGACCAGCTCGTGGGCGACGGCGCGTGGGACGGCGAGCGCGCCGCCGCGCCGGACGTCGAGACCACGGAGCCTCCCGCCGTCGCGCCGGGGACCGCGGTCCTCGCGAGCTGGCGCCTCCTGCTCGACGACGCGCGCGGCCAGGACGGCGAGCGCTACCTCGCGGGGACGGCCAAGCGCCCGGTGGCGCGGCTGTCCGCGACGACGGCCGCCGCGGTCGACGTGTTCGACGGCGAGCTCGTGCGCGTCTCGACCGACCGGGGATCGGTCACGCTCCCCGTCGTCGTCACGGACATGGTCGACCACGTGGTGTGGTTGCCGCTGCGGTCGCCGGGGTCGTCCGTGCACGCGGCGCTCGGCGCCGTCCCGGGCGACGTCGTCCGGCTCGAGCCCGGCAGCACCGACGGAGGGGAGGACGCATGA
- the nuoF gene encoding NADH-quinone oxidoreductase subunit NuoF, whose protein sequence is MSEQQGTVARPTPDPLTPVLSDTWDADRSWSLASYVDRGGYAGLRAALAQDPADVVATVKASGLRGRGGAGFPTGMKWGFLPAPDGGPRYLVVNADESEPGTCKDIPLMLASPQALVEGVAITSYAIGCDHAFIYVRGEVLHVYRRLLRAVEEAYEAGYLGKDVQGSGFDLDVTVHAGAGAYICGEETALLDSLEGRRGQPRLKPPFPAVAGLYARPTVVNNVESIASVPSIVERGANWFTSMGTERSAGFGLFSLSGHVTRPGQYEAPLGTTLRELLDLAGGMRGGKALKFWTPGGSSTPLFTDAHLDTPLDYESVAAAGSMLGTRALQLFDETTCVVRAVSRWTDFYAHESCGKCTPCREGTYWMKQVLARIEAGQGTEADLDLLLDTCDNILGRAFCALGDGATSPVTSSIELFRDEYEAHITGHGCPFDPAASALFDHTPRPARVLTAGVH, encoded by the coding sequence ATGAGCGAGCAGCAGGGCACCGTGGCCCGGCCGACCCCGGACCCGCTGACCCCCGTCCTGTCGGACACGTGGGACGCGGACCGGTCCTGGTCGCTGGCGTCGTACGTGGACCGCGGCGGCTACGCAGGCCTGCGTGCGGCGCTCGCCCAGGACCCCGCGGACGTCGTCGCGACGGTCAAGGCGTCGGGCCTGCGTGGCCGCGGCGGCGCGGGCTTCCCGACGGGCATGAAGTGGGGCTTCCTGCCCGCGCCCGACGGCGGCCCCCGGTACCTCGTCGTCAACGCGGACGAGTCCGAGCCGGGCACGTGCAAGGACATCCCGCTCATGCTCGCGAGCCCGCAGGCGCTCGTGGAGGGCGTGGCGATCACGTCGTACGCGATCGGGTGCGACCACGCGTTCATCTACGTGCGCGGCGAGGTGCTGCACGTGTACCGCCGCCTGCTGCGCGCGGTCGAGGAGGCGTACGAGGCCGGGTACCTGGGCAAGGACGTCCAGGGCTCGGGCTTCGACCTCGACGTCACGGTGCACGCCGGGGCGGGCGCGTACATCTGCGGCGAGGAGACGGCGCTGCTGGACTCGCTCGAGGGGCGTCGCGGGCAGCCGCGGCTCAAGCCGCCGTTCCCGGCGGTCGCGGGCCTGTACGCGCGCCCGACCGTCGTCAACAACGTGGAGTCCATCGCGAGCGTGCCGTCGATCGTCGAACGTGGCGCCAACTGGTTCACGTCGATGGGTACGGAGCGCTCGGCCGGGTTCGGTCTGTTCTCGCTCTCGGGCCACGTGACGCGGCCCGGGCAGTACGAGGCGCCGCTCGGCACGACGCTGCGCGAGCTGCTCGACCTCGCGGGCGGGATGCGCGGCGGCAAGGCGCTGAAGTTCTGGACGCCGGGCGGGTCGTCGACCCCGCTGTTCACCGACGCCCACCTCGACACGCCCCTCGACTACGAGTCGGTCGCGGCGGCGGGGTCGATGCTCGGCACGCGCGCGCTGCAGCTGTTCGACGAGACGACGTGCGTCGTGCGGGCCGTGAGCCGGTGGACGGACTTCTACGCGCACGAGTCGTGCGGCAAGTGCACGCCGTGCCGCGAGGGCACGTACTGGATGAAGCAGGTGCTGGCGCGCATCGAGGCGGGCCAGGGCACGGAGGCCGACCTCGACCTGCTGCTCGACACGTGCGACAACATCCTGGGCCGCGCGTTCTGCGCGCTCGGCGACGGCGCGACGTCGCCCGTGACGAGCAGCATCGAGCTGTTCCGCGACGAGTACGAGGCGCACATCACCGGGCACGGGTGCCCGTTCGACCCGGCGGCCTCGGCGCTCTTCGACCACACGCCCCGCCCGGCCCGCGTCCTGACGGCAGGAGTGCACTGA
- the nuoE gene encoding NADH-quinone oxidoreductase subunit NuoE, giving the protein MTIDAGPATNGTPAGAPRPGYDAETTARLAADAAQIVARYPESRSALLPMLHLVQSEDGYVSRDGILFCAEQLGLTAAEVSAVATFYTQYKRHPNGTYTVGVCTNTLCAIMGGDAIFDELSDHLGVGHDETTDDGAITLERVECNAACDYAPVMMVNWEFFDNQTPGSATDVVDRLRAGEAVAPTRGAASVCTFKQMSRVLAGFPDGRADEGVGAGEPTLAGLRLAREHGWTAPTGSAGVPDAEAGAGAPEKPVTGGEQSSAERKPTTDADVDPGGKAESPGTKPDPSKGADA; this is encoded by the coding sequence ATGACCATCGACGCCGGACCTGCGACGAACGGCACGCCCGCCGGCGCGCCGCGACCCGGGTACGACGCGGAGACGACGGCGCGGCTCGCCGCCGACGCCGCGCAGATCGTCGCCCGGTACCCCGAGTCCCGCTCGGCCCTGCTGCCGATGCTGCACCTCGTGCAGTCCGAGGACGGCTACGTCTCGCGCGACGGCATCCTGTTCTGCGCGGAGCAGCTCGGCCTTACGGCGGCCGAGGTCTCGGCCGTCGCGACGTTCTACACCCAGTACAAGCGCCACCCCAACGGGACGTACACCGTGGGCGTCTGCACCAACACGCTGTGCGCGATCATGGGCGGTGACGCGATCTTCGACGAGCTCTCGGACCACCTCGGCGTCGGGCACGACGAGACGACCGACGACGGCGCGATCACGCTCGAGCGCGTCGAGTGCAACGCGGCCTGCGACTACGCGCCGGTCATGATGGTCAACTGGGAGTTCTTCGACAACCAGACGCCCGGCTCGGCGACCGACGTCGTCGACCGCCTCCGCGCGGGCGAGGCCGTCGCCCCGACGCGCGGTGCCGCGAGCGTGTGCACCTTCAAGCAGATGAGCCGCGTCCTCGCGGGCTTCCCCGACGGCCGCGCCGACGAGGGCGTCGGCGCCGGCGAGCCCACCCTCGCCGGCCTGCGCCTCGCCCGCGAGCACGGCTGGACCGCCCCCACCGGGTCGGCGGGCGTGCCGGACGCCGAGGCGGGCGCGGGCGCACCGGAGAAGCCCGTCACCGGCGGCGAGCAGTCGAGCGCCGAGCGGAAGCCCACGACCGACGCCGACGTCGACCCCGGCGGCAAGGCCGAGTCTCCCGGCACCAAGCCCGACCCGTCGAAGGGAGCGGACGCATGA